A section of the Serratia liquefaciens ATCC 27592 genome encodes:
- a CDS encoding aromatic amino acid transport family protein, which yields MSSENISISPALAAGVRTPAPAKSLSFLEGVAMIVGTNIGAGVLSIAYASSKAGFLPLLFWLVLVGSLTTITMLYVAESTLRTRAHLQLSGLAKRYVGGIGAWLMFASVCVNSIGALTAYMSGSGKLLQSLFGISPAIGSLLFFVPAAGVLYLGLKAIGRGEKFISIGMVVMLSALVAATLLKDTTQMRNLLDGDWRFMVPVFNVVVFCFSAQYIVPEMARGFSDKPEQLPKAIMVGMAVTFVLLAAVPMSVIALSGLNNISDVATISWGQALGQWAFFSANIFALCAMLTSYWGLGGSFLTNIFDQFRLGNDEQSLRRFGVLMLVVLPPFALAYSGLVSFVNALYFAGVFSGVILSIMPMMILRGARKHGDQTPRWQCNWITHPLLQISIVLLYLASAVYAIASLLGYLPAGW from the coding sequence ATGTCTTCTGAAAACATCTCTATTTCTCCGGCGCTTGCCGCCGGGGTGCGAACGCCTGCACCCGCCAAATCACTGAGTTTCCTCGAAGGGGTGGCGATGATTGTCGGCACCAACATTGGCGCCGGCGTGCTGTCCATCGCCTACGCCTCCAGCAAGGCCGGTTTTCTGCCGCTGTTGTTTTGGCTGGTGCTGGTGGGCAGTCTGACCACTATCACCATGCTGTACGTTGCTGAATCTACCCTGCGTACCCGTGCCCATCTGCAATTGAGCGGACTGGCGAAACGTTATGTCGGCGGTATCGGTGCCTGGCTGATGTTTGCTTCGGTTTGCGTTAACAGCATTGGGGCGTTGACCGCCTACATGAGCGGCAGCGGCAAACTGTTGCAGTCCCTGTTTGGCATTTCCCCGGCAATAGGCAGCCTGCTGTTTTTCGTACCCGCTGCGGGGGTCTTGTACCTGGGATTAAAGGCGATTGGCCGCGGGGAGAAGTTTATCAGCATCGGCATGGTGGTCATGCTGAGTGCGCTGGTGGCGGCCACGCTGCTCAAAGACACCACCCAGATGCGCAACCTGCTGGACGGTGACTGGCGCTTTATGGTGCCGGTATTCAACGTGGTGGTGTTCTGTTTCTCTGCGCAGTATATCGTGCCGGAAATGGCGCGCGGCTTTTCGGACAAACCGGAACAACTGCCCAAGGCGATTATGGTCGGAATGGCCGTGACCTTTGTGCTGCTGGCGGCGGTGCCGATGTCGGTGATTGCGCTCAGCGGGCTGAATAACATTTCTGACGTGGCGACCATTTCATGGGGCCAGGCGTTAGGGCAGTGGGCCTTCTTCTCCGCCAATATTTTTGCCCTGTGCGCGATGCTGACCTCTTACTGGGGCCTCGGCGGCAGCTTCCTGACCAATATTTTCGACCAGTTCAGGCTGGGCAACGATGAACAGTCACTGCGCCGTTTCGGCGTGCTGATGCTGGTGGTGCTGCCGCCGTTCGCGCTGGCCTACAGCGGGTTGGTGTCATTCGTTAACGCGCTCTATTTCGCCGGGGTTTTCAGCGGGGTGATTTTGTCGATTATGCCAATGATGATCCTGCGTGGGGCGCGCAAGCATGGCGACCAGACACCGCGTTGGCAGTGTAACTGGATAACCCACCCGCTGTTGCAGATCAGCATCGTGTTGCTGTATCTGGCCAGTGCGGTGTATGCCATCGCGTCGCTGTTAGGCTATCTGCCCGCGGGATGGTGA
- a CDS encoding NAD-dependent succinate-semialdehyde dehydrogenase: MKLNNPELLRSQCLINGEWCDALSGKREAVINPATGVELASIPLVSGEETQQAINAAQVAQQGWKQLTAKQRSALMLTWADKVLAAQEDLAQLMTAEQGKSLAEARGEVAYAASFITWFAEEAKRVDGAVLQAPQASQRLVVVKQPIGVCAAITPWNFPAAMITRKVAPALAAGCAIIVKPAEQTPLTALALGKLAQDAGIPAGVLQIVTGDAAQVGKVLCDSPVVRKLSFTGSTEVGRILMAQCAPTIKKLSLELGGNAPVIVFDDANLDAAVAGIMASKFRNSGQTCVCANRIYVQDGIYDRLVDKLVVAVEQLKVGDGSQAGTTQGPLIDQDAVEKVQSHIDDALIKGAQIAIGGQPHELGRTFFQPTVVTGVTQKMRFAKEETFGPVAPLFRFHDEAEAIAMANDTEFGLAAYLFTQNASRQWRVPEALEYGMVGINTGLISNEVAPFGGVKQSGLGREGSRYGIEEYLELKYLCIDVSC; this comes from the coding sequence ATGAAATTGAATAACCCCGAGCTGCTGCGCAGCCAGTGCCTGATTAACGGCGAGTGGTGCGATGCGCTGAGCGGTAAACGTGAAGCGGTCATCAATCCGGCGACCGGCGTTGAGCTGGCCAGTATTCCGTTAGTCAGCGGCGAAGAAACTCAACAGGCGATTAACGCTGCGCAGGTTGCGCAGCAAGGTTGGAAACAACTGACCGCCAAACAGCGTTCCGCTCTGATGCTGACCTGGGCCGACAAGGTGCTGGCGGCGCAGGAAGATCTGGCCCAGTTGATGACCGCGGAGCAGGGCAAATCGCTGGCGGAAGCGCGCGGTGAAGTGGCCTATGCCGCATCGTTTATCACCTGGTTTGCTGAAGAAGCCAAGCGAGTGGACGGCGCGGTACTGCAAGCGCCGCAGGCTTCACAACGTCTGGTGGTGGTAAAACAGCCCATCGGCGTTTGTGCGGCGATCACTCCGTGGAACTTCCCGGCGGCGATGATCACCCGCAAGGTGGCGCCGGCGCTGGCAGCAGGTTGCGCAATTATCGTTAAACCGGCCGAACAAACGCCGCTGACCGCGCTGGCGTTGGGCAAGCTGGCGCAGGACGCCGGCATTCCGGCGGGGGTGCTGCAGATCGTGACCGGCGATGCCGCTCAGGTGGGTAAAGTATTGTGTGACAGCCCGGTGGTGCGCAAGTTGAGCTTTACCGGTTCGACCGAGGTCGGCCGCATTCTGATGGCGCAGTGCGCGCCAACCATCAAAAAGCTATCGCTGGAGCTGGGCGGCAATGCGCCGGTGATCGTTTTCGACGACGCCAATCTGGACGCGGCCGTGGCGGGCATTATGGCCTCCAAATTCCGCAATAGCGGCCAGACCTGCGTCTGCGCCAACCGCATCTACGTGCAGGACGGTATCTATGACCGGCTGGTGGATAAGCTGGTGGTGGCGGTCGAGCAACTGAAGGTCGGTGACGGCAGTCAGGCGGGCACCACTCAGGGCCCGTTGATTGACCAGGATGCGGTGGAAAAAGTGCAGAGCCATATCGACGATGCATTGATCAAGGGCGCGCAAATCGCTATCGGCGGTCAGCCGCACGAACTGGGTCGCACCTTCTTCCAGCCTACGGTGGTGACTGGCGTGACGCAGAAAATGCGCTTCGCCAAAGAGGAAACCTTTGGCCCGGTGGCACCGCTGTTCCGTTTCCATGACGAGGCGGAAGCTATCGCCATGGCCAACGATACCGAGTTCGGGTTGGCCGCCTATCTGTTCACGCAGAACGCCTCGCGTCAATGGCGAGTGCCGGAGGCGTTGGAATACGGCATGGTCGGCATCAATACCGGGCTGATTTCCAATGAAGTGGCACCTTTTGGCGGCGTGAAGCAGTCAGGGCTCGGACGTGAAGGATCGCGTTACGGGATTGAAGAATATCTGGAGCTGAAATACCTGTGTATCGATGTGAGCTGTTAA
- a CDS encoding 4-aminobutyrate--2-oxoglutarate transaminase — translation MKNAELNQRRQDATPRGVGVMCGFYAERAENATLWDVEGNEVIDFASGIAVLNTGHRHPKVIAAIEKQLKAFTHTAYQIVPYESYVSLAERINQCAPIEGPCKTAFFTTGAEAVENAVKIARAHTGRPGLITFGGGFHGRTYMTMALTGKVAPYKLGFGPFPGSVFHGQYPNALYGVTTEDAMNSLERIFKADIDPKQVAAIVLEPVQGEGGFNVAPAEFMQALRTLCDEHGILLIADEVQTGFARTGKLFAMDHYSVKPDLITMAKSLAGGMPLSAVAGRAEVMDAPAPGGLGGTYAGNPLAVAAALAVLDVIEEEQLCQRSQRLGQHLVEVLQQARQSSPAIADIRAQGSMVAVEFNDPKTGKPSAEITRQVQQKALEEGLLLLSCGVNGNVIRFLYPLTIPEDQFTKALGILSRALAQ, via the coding sequence ATGAAAAACGCAGAATTGAATCAACGTCGTCAGGATGCCACCCCACGTGGGGTCGGCGTGATGTGCGGCTTTTACGCCGAACGCGCCGAGAACGCCACGCTGTGGGATGTCGAAGGGAATGAAGTTATCGATTTTGCCTCCGGTATCGCCGTGTTGAATACCGGACACCGTCACCCGAAGGTGATCGCTGCCATTGAGAAGCAGCTGAAGGCCTTCACCCATACCGCTTACCAGATTGTCCCTTACGAAAGCTACGTTTCGCTGGCCGAGCGCATCAACCAGTGTGCGCCGATCGAAGGGCCATGTAAAACCGCGTTCTTCACCACGGGGGCGGAAGCGGTAGAGAACGCCGTCAAAATTGCCCGCGCCCACACTGGCCGTCCGGGTCTGATCACCTTCGGCGGCGGCTTCCACGGCCGCACCTACATGACCATGGCGCTGACCGGCAAAGTGGCGCCTTACAAACTGGGCTTTGGGCCATTCCCGGGATCGGTGTTCCACGGCCAGTATCCGAATGCGCTGTATGGCGTGACCACCGAAGATGCGATGAACAGCCTGGAGCGTATCTTTAAAGCGGATATCGATCCCAAGCAGGTTGCGGCCATCGTGCTGGAGCCTGTGCAAGGTGAAGGTGGTTTCAACGTCGCACCGGCCGAGTTTATGCAGGCGTTGCGCACCTTGTGCGACGAACACGGCATTTTGCTGATTGCCGACGAAGTGCAAACCGGTTTTGCCCGTACCGGCAAGCTGTTTGCCATGGATCATTACAGCGTCAAACCCGATCTGATCACCATGGCGAAAAGCCTGGCGGGCGGCATGCCGTTGTCGGCCGTAGCCGGTCGTGCAGAGGTGATGGATGCCCCGGCACCGGGCGGGCTGGGTGGCACCTATGCCGGTAACCCGCTGGCGGTGGCGGCAGCGCTGGCGGTGCTGGATGTGATTGAAGAAGAGCAGCTATGCCAACGTTCTCAACGCCTGGGCCAGCATCTGGTGGAGGTGCTGCAGCAGGCACGCCAGAGCAGCCCGGCGATTGCGGATATTCGTGCGCAGGGTTCGATGGTGGCGGTAGAGTTCAACGATCCCAAGACCGGCAAACCCTCGGCCGAGATCACCCGCCAGGTGCAACAGAAAGCGCTGGAAGAAGGCCTGCTGCTGCTGAGCTGCGGTGTTAACGGCAACGTGATCCGCTTCCTGTACCCACTGACCATTCCTGAAGACCAGTTCACCAAGGCGCTGGGCATTCTTTCCCGCGCGCTGGCTCAATAA
- the pdxR gene encoding MocR-like pyridoxine biosynthesis transcription factor PdxR: MRSLSGDLLLQRLGEQPDDKLHKRLYNAIRTSILDGSLPPSSRLPASRDLAQELSLSRNTVLTVYEQLLAEGYVLARAGSGTFVAETVPDSCLSTVSAPAGSDGEQRRIELSARGATLLHHASASPKQWGAFIPGVPDVNAFPHQLFSKIQARISRRPAPQKLTYSNQGGSPELQHALVDYLRVARSVRCSPEQILITEGIHQAIDLVTRMLCNPGDDAWIEEPGYWGIRNILRMNDVNICPLAVDEAGMVPPEQPTEAPRLIFVTPSHQYPLGSVMSLARRQRLLALARNAGSWIVEDDYDSEFRFSGQPIPALQGLEADAPVIYIGTFSKTLYPALRLGYVVLPKPLMAALKTAHAELYRGGHLLIQTALAQFIQEGHYSAHIRRMRLLYARRRAFLTGLIEQHLGKQALSEFNNNAGLHLILNLPDQADDVAIAAAANTRGVLVRPLSRYYMLPNHRRGLLMGFACVPEEQMAAAFTLLLECIPPENRR, from the coding sequence TTGCGCTCACTGAGTGGTGACCTGCTGTTGCAACGTCTTGGCGAACAGCCGGATGATAAGCTGCATAAGCGGCTTTATAATGCGATCCGCACCAGCATTTTGGACGGTAGCCTGCCGCCCTCCAGCCGCCTGCCCGCCTCACGGGATTTAGCCCAGGAGCTCAGCCTTTCTCGTAACACTGTATTAACCGTTTATGAACAACTCTTGGCGGAAGGATATGTCTTGGCGCGCGCCGGAAGCGGTACATTCGTCGCCGAAACCGTCCCGGACAGCTGTTTATCCACCGTCAGCGCGCCAGCAGGCAGTGACGGGGAACAGCGACGGATTGAACTGTCAGCGCGCGGTGCCACTCTGCTGCACCACGCCAGCGCCAGCCCCAAACAGTGGGGCGCCTTTATCCCCGGCGTGCCTGACGTCAATGCTTTCCCACACCAGTTATTCAGCAAGATCCAGGCGCGTATCAGCCGTCGTCCGGCCCCGCAGAAGTTGACCTACAGCAACCAGGGCGGCAGTCCGGAGCTACAGCATGCGCTGGTGGACTATCTGCGCGTAGCGCGCTCGGTACGCTGTTCGCCAGAGCAAATTCTGATTACCGAAGGCATCCATCAGGCGATAGATCTGGTGACGCGCATGCTGTGTAATCCGGGCGACGACGCATGGATTGAAGAACCGGGCTATTGGGGGATCCGCAATATCCTGCGGATGAACGACGTGAATATCTGCCCGTTGGCGGTGGATGAAGCCGGTATGGTGCCACCGGAACAGCCTACCGAGGCGCCGCGGCTGATTTTCGTCACGCCGTCGCACCAGTACCCATTGGGATCGGTGATGAGCCTGGCACGTCGGCAACGGTTATTGGCCTTGGCGCGCAACGCCGGCAGTTGGATTGTTGAAGATGACTACGACAGCGAGTTTCGCTTTTCCGGTCAGCCGATCCCGGCGTTGCAGGGCTTGGAAGCCGACGCGCCGGTGATCTATATCGGCACCTTCAGCAAAACGCTGTATCCGGCGCTGCGACTGGGTTATGTGGTGTTGCCGAAACCGCTGATGGCGGCGCTGAAAACTGCCCACGCGGAACTGTATCGAGGCGGCCATTTGCTGATCCAGACCGCGCTGGCGCAGTTTATTCAGGAAGGCCACTACAGCGCACATATCCGCCGCATGCGCCTGCTGTATGCCCGGCGGCGCGCCTTCCTAACCGGTCTTATCGAGCAGCATCTGGGTAAGCAGGCCCTGAGTGAATTCAATAACAATGCCGGGCTGCACCTGATCCTCAACCTGCCGGACCAGGCGGACGATGTGGCGATTGCCGCCGCAGCCAATACGCGTGGCGTACTGGTACGGCCGCTGTCGCGTTACTACATGTTGCCCAACCATCGCCGCGGCCTGCTGATGGGCTTTGCCTGCGTACCGGAAGAGCAGATGGCCGCCGCTTTTACCCTGCTGTTGGAGTGCATCCCCCCTGAAAACAGAAGGTAG
- a CDS encoding ABC-F family ATP-binding cassette domain-containing protein — translation MAHFAQSPHFVLHHLICQFADGETLFGPLDLTFDQQRCGLVGRNGVGKTRLLRLIAGLDHPGGGHVESHASLAYVAQQPELSPQTTLAQLLGYGEIFAALARLEQGQPLADDLDLLEGQWDLRDRLQAAFVAAGLPAFDAQRPVSDLSGGERMRAALCGAILSNADFLLLDEPTNHLDGRGRDWLYQQVEQWRGGLLVASHDRQLLARMQRIVELTPGALHSYGGNYDDYRRQRDLEQQAARAGLEHARQERRRTRARQQKEHDISQRRSAQTLKTVDTLNIASFERVAYKAAAKESLGTLRKQHQDQKDALDAAVRDAYQRVEDDCPVMLTLPGSAVVAGKQVLVLEQLELPFITMPPLNFRIDGPMRVALTGPNGCGKSTLLKVILGQLAAKAGSCHCPLSTAYLDQTLSQLDLSLSVVEHLGLQDSPLNEGTVRSQLAQLQLNAERVLLPMAVLSGGERLKAALACMLWRREPAQLLLLDEPTNHLDLASSLAIEASLASFPGAMLVVSHDENFLQALKLTHRLQWQAGEWHLQSL, via the coding sequence ATGGCTCATTTTGCGCAATCCCCTCATTTTGTTTTACATCACCTGATCTGCCAGTTCGCTGACGGCGAAACGCTGTTCGGTCCCTTGGATTTGACTTTCGATCAGCAACGCTGCGGCCTGGTTGGGCGCAATGGCGTCGGCAAAACGCGCTTGCTGCGTTTGATCGCCGGACTGGATCATCCCGGTGGCGGGCATGTTGAATCCCATGCATCGCTGGCTTACGTCGCGCAACAGCCGGAGCTCTCCCCACAGACTACGCTGGCCCAACTGCTGGGCTACGGTGAGATATTTGCCGCATTGGCCCGCCTTGAGCAGGGGCAACCGCTGGCGGACGATCTCGATCTTTTGGAAGGTCAGTGGGATCTGCGCGATCGTCTGCAGGCTGCCTTTGTCGCCGCCGGGTTACCGGCGTTCGATGCGCAACGCCCTGTGAGCGATTTGAGCGGCGGTGAACGAATGCGTGCCGCGCTGTGTGGGGCGATACTGAGCAACGCGGATTTTTTGTTGCTCGACGAACCGACCAACCATCTCGACGGCCGGGGCCGCGACTGGCTGTATCAACAGGTGGAACAGTGGCGTGGTGGCTTGCTGGTGGCCAGCCACGATCGGCAGCTGTTGGCGCGTATGCAGCGCATTGTCGAACTGACGCCGGGCGCACTGCACAGCTACGGCGGTAACTACGACGACTATCGCCGCCAGCGTGATTTGGAGCAGCAGGCCGCACGAGCCGGGCTGGAGCACGCGCGCCAGGAACGGCGGCGCACCCGGGCCCGGCAGCAGAAAGAACACGACATCAGCCAACGGCGCTCTGCGCAAACGCTGAAAACCGTCGATACGCTCAATATCGCGTCTTTTGAGCGTGTGGCCTACAAAGCGGCGGCCAAAGAAAGCCTCGGCACGCTGCGCAAGCAGCATCAGGACCAGAAGGATGCCCTCGATGCCGCCGTACGCGATGCCTATCAGCGGGTGGAAGACGACTGCCCGGTGATGCTCACCCTGCCGGGCAGCGCCGTGGTAGCGGGCAAGCAGGTGTTGGTACTCGAACAGTTGGAACTGCCTTTTATCACCATGCCGCCGCTGAATTTTCGCATTGATGGCCCGATGCGCGTGGCGCTGACCGGCCCAAACGGCTGCGGAAAATCCACGTTGCTGAAGGTGATCCTGGGGCAGTTGGCGGCCAAAGCGGGGAGTTGTCACTGCCCACTGTCGACGGCTTACCTCGATCAAACCCTTTCACAGCTCGATCTTTCGCTGTCTGTGGTTGAACATCTGGGGCTGCAGGATTCACCGCTCAATGAGGGTACGGTACGCAGTCAATTGGCGCAGTTGCAGCTAAACGCCGAGCGCGTGCTGTTGCCGATGGCGGTGCTGAGCGGCGGCGAACGACTGAAGGCGGCGCTGGCCTGCATGCTGTGGCGTCGGGAACCGGCGCAGTTGTTGTTGCTGGATGAGCCGACTAACCATTTGGATCTGGCGTCGTCACTGGCAATCGAGGCTTCGCTGGCCAGCTTCCCCGGCGCGATGCTGGTGGTTTCTCATGATGAAAACTTCCTGCAGGCGCTGAAATTGACCCATCGTTTGCAGTGGCAGGCGGGGGAATGGCACCTACAGAGCTTATGA
- a CDS encoding oxidoreductase, whose protein sequence is MSNYPHLLAPLDLGFTTLKNRVLMGSMHTGLEELPNGPERMAAFYAERAAAGVALIVTGGIAPNEKGVVYRGGSTLSHPEQVDHHRIVTDAVHKGGGKIALQILHAGRYSYQPQPVAPSALQAPINPFTPTALSEADILQTIADFAQCAALAQQAGYDGVEVMGSEGYLINQFLVARTNQRDDQWGGSFSNRMRFAVEIVRAVRQAVGHEFILIYRLSMLDLVEDGSSWQEIEQLALAVEQAGATIINTGIGWHEARIPTIATMVPRAGFSWVTRKLMGKVRIPLITTNRINDPAVAEQVLADGCADMVSMARPFLADAAFVQKAAEGRADEINTCIGCNQACLDQIFEGKLTSCLVNPRACRETEMPLVATEKPKKLAVIGAGPAGLAFATTAASRGHRVTLFDAADQIGGQFNIAKQIPGKEEFHETLRYFRRQLTLQEVDVKLGTWVTAADLAEFDEVILACGIVPRTPAIPGIDNAKVLTYLDVLRDKKPVGQRVAIIGAGGIGFDTAEYLSQHGVSSSLDPAEFNREWGIDDQLSQRGGLAVQGPVVARPARQIYLLQRKTSKVGEGLGKTTGWIHRTSLAMRGVKMLNSVNYQRIDDEGLHISRAEQESCLPVDTVIICAGQEPRRELQQPLLEMGKTVHLIGGADVAAELDARRAIDQGTRLAMAL, encoded by the coding sequence ATGAGCAATTACCCACACCTGCTGGCGCCGCTGGATCTCGGCTTCACCACCCTGAAAAATCGGGTGCTGATGGGATCGATGCACACCGGCCTGGAAGAACTGCCGAATGGCCCCGAGCGCATGGCCGCTTTCTATGCCGAGCGCGCCGCAGCCGGCGTGGCGTTGATCGTCACCGGCGGCATCGCCCCCAATGAAAAAGGTGTGGTCTATCGCGGCGGCTCAACCCTGAGCCACCCGGAGCAGGTCGACCATCACCGCATCGTCACCGACGCCGTCCACAAGGGCGGCGGTAAAATTGCGCTGCAGATCCTGCATGCCGGTCGCTACAGCTACCAGCCGCAGCCGGTAGCCCCCTCCGCGCTGCAGGCGCCGATCAATCCCTTTACCCCTACCGCACTGAGCGAAGCAGACATTCTGCAAACTATCGCAGACTTCGCGCAGTGCGCGGCTTTGGCTCAACAGGCAGGTTATGACGGCGTCGAAGTGATGGGTTCCGAAGGCTACCTGATCAACCAGTTCCTGGTCGCACGCACCAACCAGCGTGATGATCAATGGGGCGGCAGCTTCAGCAACCGCATGCGTTTTGCCGTGGAGATCGTCCGGGCGGTACGCCAGGCGGTCGGCCACGAATTTATCCTGATTTATCGCCTTTCGATGCTCGATCTGGTTGAGGATGGCTCCAGTTGGCAGGAAATCGAACAGTTGGCGCTGGCCGTTGAGCAAGCCGGGGCCACTATTATCAACACCGGCATTGGCTGGCATGAGGCGCGTATCCCCACCATCGCCACCATGGTGCCACGAGCAGGATTCAGTTGGGTGACCCGCAAGCTAATGGGTAAGGTACGCATTCCGCTGATCACGACCAACCGCATCAACGACCCGGCGGTAGCCGAGCAGGTCTTGGCCGACGGCTGCGCCGACATGGTATCAATGGCGCGTCCGTTCCTGGCCGACGCCGCTTTTGTGCAGAAAGCCGCCGAAGGGCGTGCCGATGAGATCAATACCTGCATTGGTTGTAACCAGGCTTGCCTCGACCAGATTTTTGAAGGCAAACTCACCTCCTGCCTGGTGAACCCTCGAGCCTGTCGCGAAACCGAGATGCCGCTGGTGGCAACGGAGAAGCCGAAAAAGCTGGCGGTGATCGGAGCCGGGCCGGCCGGATTGGCCTTTGCCACCACCGCAGCCAGCCGCGGCCACCGGGTGACGCTGTTCGATGCCGCCGATCAGATTGGCGGCCAGTTCAATATCGCCAAGCAGATCCCCGGTAAAGAGGAGTTTCATGAAACGCTGCGTTATTTCCGTCGCCAATTGACGCTGCAAGAGGTCGATGTGAAGCTCGGCACCTGGGTGACGGCGGCCGATCTGGCGGAGTTCGACGAAGTGATCCTTGCCTGCGGTATTGTGCCGCGTACCCCGGCGATCCCCGGTATCGACAACGCCAAAGTGTTGACCTATCTGGATGTGCTACGCGATAAAAAGCCGGTCGGCCAGCGCGTGGCGATTATCGGTGCCGGCGGCATCGGCTTCGATACCGCCGAATACCTCAGCCAACACGGGGTGTCGAGCAGTCTGGATCCGGCGGAATTTAACCGTGAATGGGGTATCGATGACCAGCTTAGCCAACGCGGCGGGCTGGCGGTGCAGGGGCCAGTGGTTGCCCGCCCTGCTCGGCAGATCTACCTGCTGCAACGCAAAACCAGCAAAGTGGGCGAAGGCCTGGGAAAAACCACCGGTTGGATCCACCGCACCAGCCTGGCGATGCGCGGTGTAAAAATGCTCAACAGCGTGAACTACCAACGCATTGATGATGAAGGCCTGCATATTTCACGCGCCGAACAGGAAAGCTGCCTACCGGTGGATACGGTGATTATCTGCGCCGGACAAGAACCCAGACGCGAACTGCAGCAACCGCTGCTGGAGATGGGAAAAACCGTGCATTTGATTGGGGGTGCGGACGTCGCCGCCGAGCTGGATGCCCGCCGCGCTATCGATCAGGGCACGCGGCTGGCAATGGCACTTTAA
- the rlmG gene encoding 23S rRNA (guanine(1835)-N(2))-methyltransferase RlmG has protein sequence MSQLDLGTQQLELERYPQQEESTQLQAWEAADEYLLQQLENINIGDRPVLIFNDNFGTLACALHAYQPYSISDSYMSQLATRHNLKLNELDPEQVTLLDSLAELPASPAVVLIRIPKALALLEQQLRSLRNVVAPDTVIIAGAKARDVHTSTMQLFEKVLGPTRTSLAWKKARLIHCEVTDIVPPAAPETTNWTLDGTDWLIHNHANVFSRSNLDIGARLFLEHLPKDLEGHIVDLGCGNGVIGLTALAQNPQAQVTFVDESYMAVASSELNVEHNLPQDLDRCQFEVNNSLAGIERESVQAVLCNPPFHQQHAITDHTAWQMFCDAKRCLQVGGELRIVGNRHLDYHHKLKRLFGNCTVVASNKKFVILRAVKSGARY, from the coding sequence ATGAGCCAACTCGATCTGGGAACACAGCAACTTGAGCTGGAACGTTATCCCCAACAGGAAGAATCCACCCAACTGCAGGCGTGGGAAGCGGCGGACGAATATCTGCTGCAACAGCTTGAAAATATAAACATTGGCGATCGTCCGGTGCTGATTTTCAACGACAACTTCGGCACGTTGGCCTGCGCATTGCACGCTTATCAGCCTTACAGCATCAGCGATTCCTACATGAGTCAGTTGGCAACGCGCCATAACCTGAAACTCAATGAACTGGATCCAGAGCAGGTGACGCTGCTGGACAGCCTGGCCGAACTGCCTGCATCACCGGCAGTGGTGCTGATCCGCATTCCTAAAGCGCTGGCACTGCTGGAACAGCAACTGCGCTCGTTGCGCAACGTGGTGGCACCGGATACGGTCATTATCGCCGGAGCCAAGGCGCGTGACGTTCACACCTCGACCATGCAGCTGTTTGAAAAGGTGCTTGGCCCAACGCGCACCAGCCTGGCATGGAAGAAAGCGCGTCTGATCCACTGCGAAGTGACGGACATTGTGCCGCCGGCGGCACCGGAAACCACCAACTGGACGCTGGACGGCACGGATTGGCTTATCCACAACCATGCCAACGTGTTCTCGCGCAGCAATCTGGACATCGGCGCGCGCCTGTTCCTGGAACATCTGCCGAAGGATCTGGAAGGGCATATTGTCGATCTCGGCTGTGGTAATGGCGTGATTGGCCTGACGGCACTGGCGCAGAATCCGCAGGCTCAGGTGACGTTTGTCGATGAGTCTTATATGGCGGTGGCATCCAGCGAGTTGAACGTAGAGCACAACCTGCCGCAGGATCTGGATCGTTGTCAGTTTGAGGTGAACAACTCACTGGCTGGGATTGAGCGTGAAAGCGTGCAGGCGGTACTGTGCAACCCACCGTTCCACCAACAGCATGCGATCACCGATCACACCGCCTGGCAGATGTTCTGCGACGCCAAGCGTTGCCTGCAGGTGGGTGGCGAGTTGCGCATCGTCGGCAACCGTCATCTGGATTACCACCATAAGCTGAAGCGCCTGTTTGGCAACTGCACCGTTGTGGCATCCAACAAGAAATTTGTGATCCTCAGAGCGGTGAAATCCGGCGCACGTTACTGA
- a CDS encoding type II toxin-antitoxin system RelE/ParE family toxin yields MKMISSFRDGYLAQFYREGRRDRLIPSTIERQLARKLDMLAAAQKECDLHNPTGNYYKRLSGPFQGWSSMRVNLQWRLMFQWRHDAAEQIYLDPHQDT; encoded by the coding sequence ATGAAAATGATTTCATCGTTCCGAGACGGATACCTGGCGCAATTCTATAGGGAGGGTCGGCGCGATCGTTTGATCCCCTCGACCATTGAGCGCCAACTGGCCAGAAAACTCGATATGCTGGCTGCTGCGCAAAAAGAATGTGATTTACATAACCCGACCGGTAATTATTACAAACGTCTGTCCGGCCCCTTTCAAGGCTGGTCCAGCATGCGGGTGAATCTTCAATGGCGATTAATGTTTCAATGGCGCCACGATGCGGCTGAGCAGATTTATTTGGATCCGCACCAAGATACCTAG